GAGAGACTGTAATATAGGTAtcgaacagctgatatatctaaacAGATACATGGGTACATATTAACTCCCAAGACCAGAGTATCTgacattaaaacaaattaccGGCCCGGTCTGTAATCGAACTTAGGACCTTCGGGATAGcaatcagggtcactaactacTACAGCAAAGTTTCAAAATCCCACTTTAAAACAGAGTTGTCGCTCACTCTCAATATTAACAATTATGGAATAAGAGAGGTTATTGCGAGTTAGTACCCTACATCTATATTCTTGCTAGATATTGTACACCCTTCATGTGGCATCGAGGCCGTAAGACACCTGTGTATAGTCATATTTTGGACAGTTAGGAATTCCAGGTACTTACTTGGGGGATCATTACGGAGCAATTGACATCTGCGAGTATCTGCTCGCATACTGTTCATGCAGGATTGAAACGTCGACCCTTGGTCGCATACTAGCGCTTTTGGAAGAAGTCCCGTTTGAGAGACAGCAGTTACTACTTCCTGCAATATtggaaacatatttatttataaatggcagtaatgtttttaaatattacaacTTAAAGTTGTATCTTCATATCCCTGATTGttacaatacataattttaacagGGCGGAAAGATTGAACGGGTTGGAGAGAAACTAccttaaatgttaatttaaccTTGAtgtcatttaattaaattaaaattaaatttaattaaaaatactaaagattaaacttcaaaataaataagtaagtacctttaaaatgtttttcaaCTTAATAGTTGGAGTTGTTCcttcacataaataataagCTATGGGCTGTCTCCATGAAGTGCATATACCTCGAACCATAAAAACAAGGGCATGATCGCATAGTTTCCTTTCCACTTCGGCACCAAAATTCACAAAACCGTCAATGCGATCTTCAGATTCTAAGAATGTCAAATGAGGTGTCAACGCCACTTCATCAAATACAATGGAACAGCACTTTTTTTTGTCATCCCAATTCCGAACTGACTCCTTTAGTTGTGTAAATATGTTTTCATTTATTCCCGGTGCAAGAGAAATATGATGAGTAAATTTTCTTAGAGTGCGCCTGCTAGGCAAGATAAATATCTTGTGCAGCAATTTATATCCTTTCGGACTTTGCTTTTGGAGTGATAGAGCCAAGAGTTTCTGTTCAGTTGTGAACCTCCGTCTTTTTATGTGTTTATTGGCGAGCGTGACCTGCATTTTAAGGAATGTCTTGGCTTGAGGAGTCAGTTTCTCTACAAGCTCAGAAAAAGATTTGTTCTGATTTAGTTTTTCAGCTTTTTCTATTCGCTCCTGGTATGACTGAACTATACGGCGACGGGATTTCAGTATAGTCGAGCATTTTTGGTACATTTTCTTGCATCTGGGGGTTAATTGTTGTACACTTTTTATAAGTCTTTTCCTTGCCGTCTTGGTTTCTGAaaagtagaaaataaaatattttagtattttacttaaaataataaatacctttaGATAGTATTATTCGAACTAAGAACTAATAATAGGCGGATTTatagctaaaaaaaaaaacgataccctacctggACCTTAAATTGAAAGAGTATTTTTGATTAAATTGGGgagtgtttttttctaataaataaatataatacactaACTTCTCCGCCAGCTTCgcttctgggataaaaagtgcataaaaacttaaatcacTCTACGTCGTAGGCTTACCTAATGTCACATTGGACCTTCTTGAACAGCTAGGAGATATGACTTCCGGAATACGAACAGTACATTCTGCGGTCGTAATATCATCAGGAATGGTtcctgaaactgaaaacagTGATTTTCAGAAGTAATAGAGTTAAATCTCTCTTTTGGGAAGAAATAAATTGTTCAATTCGACAGAAGTAGAATGTCGaattccaaattttaatgtaggATTTTCGAAACAAAGCTCTTGGGCAAAACCTAGAATAGTTGCAGTTGAGTTGAATCAATAGTTTAATTATCAAATATGAAATTGGcaatacctaaaaaaaaatgtagtgAACTACTTACTGTCTGTTGCTGCGGATatgttaaaattatctaaCTCTCTCTGCGAGTTAGAACCACACGAGCCATTAGTGTCGTTACCATCTAAAAttagaaatagtttttttaattaagattataataataggttttttctaaaatgtcatcaaaataataggtttgttcTATCTAACATAAGTCTTTTGCTAAAAACTATTGCTacaactaatattttttttaaaatctcgGATACTGATTTGACGGTTCATCAATGATTCaaattctgaacggttcatcaacagccGATTGTCCTGCCGATATGTCACCGAACGAACGATATTTCACCTGAACTTAGTATccgagattaaaaaacaggtTTCTAAAAGTTTCTAAGGTACTTTAGTTTTCTTTCAGTGcatatactttatattatacttgcTACTATTATAGTGTGACCATTACCGCTGTGCACTGCGGGGGACGTGCGGGGCGGGGCCGCCACGAGCGTGCCAGACGAAGTAGCCGATTTCTCCTACCGTCTCGCCGCGCGCATGCCTTAGGGCGGTAATGGTCATACTAACTATAATACTACACTACTGTATGCACTGCTTACTACAATAACTAtcatacaataatacattCGATTGCACGGATTGCACCATACTTTGATTGTGtcttttaatcaaaatattattaaacaagtACTCTACagctaaaataaatggttAAATACGAAATTAATCATTTTTGCTAGTAAGTATTCCATTGTTTGTtatgtttcattttaaaacctaatttttaaataaattctaataaaaagacacactaagattgtttacctttagTGCCAAGTAAGGACAAATGGATTACACTagaaatatatacatacacacaataaaataacaactactaggtaattataattaaagtgAAGTACCAGTATTAaacttcttttttttattgggTGGCAGTGCATATGAATGCTCAAGGTTCACTGTATTTAACACTTTTATAATGTCTTCCACTGTAATATAAACaattacttaacaaaaattcaaattaagaTAGGGTATGTCttagataataattaggtataatgtaagtaataaatagtaTGTTACGAGTACATACGTTCTGATCCTGACAGATGTCTTTTGGTAGTTTCCAGAGGTGCATTGAgaggtattttctttgcataatCGTGATCCCATTTAGCATGCATGGAGTGgaaatctataaaataaaatgtaaaacaatgataattataataatcattcaATAGGAAACAAGATTCAACATAGTTTATAAAATCTGCAACTGCATTGGTGGTATGCTCTATAAAGAAATACTGGTAAATGTAGTATGTGACACCCTCAAGCCTGAAATTTTTACAAGTAGGGTATGATAATGAAGGAAGAATCATAGGAAGTGATGAATGAAGAGCTCCTTGAAAGTGAGTGGCATATGGGCAACTATTACATTAACCAAAacttgagtttttttttaatgttggcAGACTGATGCTGTGagtcattttattattttaactaaacaatttcaCTCTAATTGACTCtatattagtaagtaggttactactacttactttcatattttggCTTGCCAGATGAAATTTCCTCAGctgtaaataaagatggtacagCCATGTAGTGCCTCCTTCCTCTTGTGAAACTTTTGGGTTCAAAATGCTTCAAACACACCTGAAATTTTCAATCATGTTAGACATAAGTATTACACATAAAAATTGATTGTATCCAAGGGTGATGTACCAACtgaatgttaaataaatgtatccaTGCCATCTAGaacaccctgggcagtcagtgaCAACATattatctgactggctaatcctttcaccccGGGGACATGTGACACTAACACCAAAACCAGTATGAAATGTATCTTACTGATATACCTAAAAGATAAGGAGTGATGGTAGCTCAATCCGGTAAGCGCCCACTTCTCACACCAGAGATGTGGGTTCAAATCcaataggtataggtaggtaagtaccaatgagttctttgaatttcaATACAATGTATAATCTTATGGCGAAGGAAAACACTGTGAGGAATCCTGTATAAATATGTCTAGATTGTGTACCCTAAGTACATTGTAGTCATTCAAAGACGGCTATATAGTACAAATAttcagcgaaaagcgggtggctcgctttcgagtcacctctgactacacCTTTGGGGACTACAGTCATCAGCATATTGTGTAAGTATgaatatacattatatattgtataagATAAGTAGATAATAAGCCTCATGTGTTATATTAGGTACTGATAAGAATGCAAACTTACAACTTTTTCCCTGAGACGATATCTAGGTAGGCCCATCAACCCGGAACAATATGGTTTGAGAGTGTCCAACCAAACATCTGAAACTCGAGGGTCATGCGGCCACCGGGAGGTTTTAGATCCCACATCAGATTTGCAGCCATCTACGACGCACTTGCGAATCCGAATCATGTCAGACAGCTGAAAGACAATCAAAGATAAGAATCAAGAATACATACAAAGGTTACTTAAACTTATGAAAAGGGTATTGTCTACTTGGTGATAACTTACGGAAAAGTGGAAATTATTGGAGGTGTAAGACTGGTCACAAGGCTGATGATGGCTGAGGGAAGACGCAGGTCACAAACGTGTAAACAAATCCGATAGGGAGGGTGCACCAATATTAAACTCACTTGTTAccacttacttatttattacttttacaaCACTTTAACCTGATCATTCCACaattaataagaaataataaaataattgttttgctcagcgcaaaacaacaacaaacgcCTAGCTAAAGATGGCGGATCCCGGAAGTAACTTCCTCTATTTTTAATCACAGACAAACCATAGACAATGGGCGATCACAGAACAGATGTCATTCCcagatctcagaataatagtGTAAGACCAAATTACAAGTAAGATCATTACAATGGAAAAGatcattacttatttaatacaatTCAGATCATAAAAtccattttgtttacattcgGCCAATTCTGACCACGCACGCGTCCTCGCGtgtataagtaaaatataaaatacagttAATAACATTTAGCCATTTATGACCTATTGTGACATCAAATACTCAACACTTACTAAAATCTAA
This is a stretch of genomic DNA from Plutella xylostella chromosome 4, ilPluXylo3.1, whole genome shotgun sequence. It encodes these proteins:
- the LOC119693155 gene encoding uncharacterized protein LOC119693155 isoform X1, with the protein product MIRIRKCVVDGCKSDVGSKTSRWPHDPRVSDVWLDTLKPYCSGLMGLPRYRLREKVVCLKHFEPKSFTRGRRHYMAVPSLFTAEEISSGKPKYENFHSMHAKWDHDYAKKIPLNAPLETTKRHLSGSELEDIIKVLNTVNLEHSYALPPNKKKKFNTDGNDTNGSCGSNSQRELDNFNISAATDISGTIPDDITTAECTVRIPEVISPSCSRRSNVTLETKTARKRLIKSVQQLTPRCKKMYQKCSTILKSRRRIVQSYQERIEKAEKLNQNKSFSELVEKLTPQAKTFLKMQVTLANKHIKRRRFTTEQKLLALSLQKQSPKGYKLLHKIFILPSRRTLRKFTHHISLAPGINENIFTQLKESVRNWDDKKKCCSIVFDEVALTPHLTFLESEDRIDGFVNFGAEVERKLCDHALVFMVRGICTSWRQPIAYYLCEGTTPTIKLKNILKEVVTAVSQTGLLPKALVCDQGSTFQSCMNSMRADTRRCQLLRNDPPNNKVEIDGHALNIIFDPPHLIKGIRNNFLKKDMMFKGNIARWSDIVEVYKNDCHVGEIRMLHKLTDEHVIPDKIRKMKVKNCTQVLSERTAAMLLFTSNYGTHADGSLVSSTMKNTAEAVLFFDRVFDSVNGSRGGSAPGKMRGPVKEINGECKHLDFWKESIRVLQDLYYVDTNVGDRKRVPSVKNWITTLESFINLWVELKDMGVSFFYTRNLNQDPLENFFGRIRALNYRNVNPDPYSFICSFKSLLVTDVLGPHSPNSNCEEDMGEAIFNKGLMFEVHGAPASLPVAGPSREPRASPSPSLLQQAREETQNVRSSAFTAGFVSRQLIKKIPCTDCRKTMLTTEITDVHDWVTQRERRLLKGRNLKYPNTKFIILFRKLVTCINQYLEYHSHQKSVVKYIKVEFLKSADVSWLGCSQHCRELLDMFVSLVCRVQIHNWCNCINKIMKGSFLGKMSSSSMTPMQEIAFKKYTTLRVKK
- the LOC119693155 gene encoding uncharacterized protein LOC119693155 isoform X2, translating into MIRIRKCVVDGCKSDVGSKTSRWPHDPRVSDVWLDTLKPYCSGLMGLPRYRLREKVVCLKHFEPKSFTRGRRHYMAVPSLFTAEEISSGKPKYENFHSMHAKWDHDYAKKIPLNAPLETTKRHLSGSELEDIIKVLNTVNLEHSYALPPNKKKKFNTDGNDTNGSCGSNSQRELDNFNISAATDRTIPDDITTAECTVRIPEVISPSCSRRSNVTLETKTARKRLIKSVQQLTPRCKKMYQKCSTILKSRRRIVQSYQERIEKAEKLNQNKSFSELVEKLTPQAKTFLKMQVTLANKHIKRRRFTTEQKLLALSLQKQSPKGYKLLHKIFILPSRRTLRKFTHHISLAPGINENIFTQLKESVRNWDDKKKCCSIVFDEVALTPHLTFLESEDRIDGFVNFGAEVERKLCDHALVFMVRGICTSWRQPIAYYLCEGTTPTIKLKNILKEVVTAVSQTGLLPKALVCDQGSTFQSCMNSMRADTRRCQLLRNDPPNNKVEIDGHALNIIFDPPHLIKGIRNNFLKKDMMFKGNIARWSDIVEVYKNDCHVGEIRMLHKLTDEHVIPDKIRKMKVKNCTQVLSERTAAMLLFTSNYGTHADGSLVSSTMKNTAEAVLFFDRVFDSVNGSRGGSAPGKMRGPVKEINGECKHLDFWKESIRVLQDLYYVDTNVGDRKRVPSVKNWITTLESFINLWVELKDMGVSFFYTRNLNQDPLENFFGRIRALNYRNVNPDPYSFICSFKSLLVTDVLGPHSPNSNCEEDMGEAIFNKGLMFEVHGAPASLPVAGPSREPRASPSPSLLQQAREETQNVRSSAFTAGFVSRQLIKKIPCTDCRKTMLTTEITDVHDWVTQRERRLLKGRNLKYPNTKFIILFRKLVTCINQYLEYHSHQKSVVKYIKVEFLKSADVSWLGCSQHCRELLDMFVSLVCRVQIHNWCNCINKIMKGSFLGKMSSSSMTPMQEIAFKKYTTLRVKK